In a single window of the Trichoderma breve strain T069 chromosome 6, whole genome shotgun sequence genome:
- a CDS encoding mitochondrial carrier protein domain-containing protein, whose translation MASVSTVKEAVKESLVGGEEPAQLSAQTKARFNSHAIKDPETGELYLGPDEFINAIAPTDEDYHKIKREQYSILFGVADNKGTGRVSLTDWSVFENLLLKPDAEYEIAFRLFDVDRTGIVKYDDFKRLYELNKGPENIPFDWDCEWAKLYIGTNKNRHHLNYAQFSQMLRGLQGERIRQAFHRFDKDGDGYINPEDFERIIRETARHKLSDHLLNNLHTLCNISASSKVSYANVRAFQNMIMEMDLVEVILRRAVSKTKDGKITRSEFMNEASGLTRFGLFTPMEADILFHFASLDEPSGRLGLRDFAKVLDPSWRNPMYDVLDTASQTVDKVASKGSAVLHQVLESAYNFGLGSLAGAFGAFMVYPIDLVKTRLQNQRGAQPGQRLYKNSIDCFQKVIRNEGVRGLYSGVLPQLVGVAPEKAIKLTVNDLVRGRFTDKQGGIPLWAEIVAGGTAGGCQVVFTNPLEIVKIRLQIQGEVAKTVEGTPKRSAMWIVRNLGLVGLYKGASACLLRDVPFSAIYFPTYSHLKKDFFGESPTKKLGVVQLLTAGAIAGMPAAYLTTPCDVIKTRLQVEARKGEASYNGLRHCAQTIWKEEGFKAFFKGGPARIFRSSPQFGFTLAAYEVLQTMLPMPGSAQKDKVHLGMSDALSTLKSKQLDSSPFARSRNALKIILDLDEDFGKVKLPNEKGWRSLPKIIGGGGQAA comes from the exons ATGGCGAGCGTTTCAACCGTCAAGGAAGCTGTCAAGGAGAGCCTGGTTGGCGGCGAGGAGCCTGCGCAGCTCTCGGCGCAAACCAAGGCTCGCTTCAACAGCCATGCGATCAAGGACCCTGAGACAGGCGAGCTGTACCTGGGACCGGACGAGTTTATCAATGCGATTGCGCCCACGGATGAGGACTAT CACAAGATCAAGCGGGAACAATATTCGATCCTCTTTGGCGTCGCCGACAACAAAGGCACCGGCCGCGTCTCGTTGACCGACTGGAGTGTCTTTGAGAACCTCCTGCTCAAGCCCGACGCCGAATACGAAATTGCCTTCCGACTGTTCGATGTCGACCGCACCGGCATTGTCAAGTACGACGACTTCAAGCGCCTCTACGAGCTCAACAAGGGCCCCGAAAACATCCCCTTCGATTGGGACTGCGAATGGGCCAAGCTGTACATTGGCACCAACAAGAACCGCCACCACCTCAACTATGCGCAGTTCTCGCAGATGCTGCGTGGCCTCCAGGGCGAGCGCATCCGACAGGCCTTCCACCGCTTCGACAAGGATGGCGACGGCTACATCAATCCGGAGGACTTTGAGCGCATCATTCGCGAGACGGCGAGACACAAGCTGTCGGACCATCTGCTCAACAACCTGCACACCCTCTGCAACATctccgccagcagcaaggtCTCCTATGCCAACGTGCGAGCGTTCCAGAATATGATTATGGAGATGGACCTGGTCGAGGTGATTTTGCGCCGCGCCGTCTCAAAGACCAAGGATGGTAAGATTACCAGGTCCGAGTTCATGAACGAGGCGTCCGGCCTTACGCGATTCGGGCTCTTCACACCAATGGAGGCCGACATCCTCTTTCACTTTGCCAGCCTGGACGAGCCTTCCGGTCGACTGGGCCTCCGCGACTTTGCCAAGGTTCTGGACCCCTCATGGCGCAACCCCATGTACGACGTTTTGGacacagccagccagacggTCGATAAGGTCGCTTCCAAGGGCAGTGCCGTCCTGCACCAGGTCCTTGAGTCGGCGTACAACTTTGGTCTGGGCAGTTTGGCTGGTGCATTTGGTGCCTTCATGGTGTACCCCATCGATCTTGTCAAGACTCGCCTACAGAACCAGCGTGGAGCGCAGCCCGGACAGCGCCTTTACAAGAACTCTATCGACTGCTTCCAGAAGGTGATTCGCAACGAAGGTGTCCGCGGCTTGTACTCTGGTGTTCTGCCCCAGCTGGTTGGTGTTGCGCCGGAGAAGGCCATCAAGCTGACGGTGAATGATTTGGTGCGCGGCCGTTTCACCGACAAGCAAGGAGGTATTCCTCTGTGGGCCGAGATTGTCGCTGGTGGTACTGCCGGTGGTTGTCAAGTG GTCTTCACAAACCCTCTCGAGATTGTCAAGATTCGTCTGCAGATCCAGGGTGAAGTCGCCAAGACTGTCGAGGGCACGCCCAAACGATCGGCCATGTGGATTGTCCGCAACCTCGGTCTCGTGGGTCTGTACAAGGGTGCGTCTGCCTGTCTGCTGCGAGACGTTCCCTTCTCGGCCATCTATTTCCCCACGTACAGCCATCTCAAGAAGGATTTCTTTGGCGAGTCACCGACCAAGAAGCTGGGCGTCGTGCAGCTCCTGACTGCTGGTGCCATTGCCGGTATGCCCGCGGCCTACCTGACGACGCCTTGCGACGTCATCAAGACCCGTCTCCAGGTCGAGGCTCGCAAGGGCGAGGCTTCGTACAACGGTCTGCGACACTGCGCGCAAACCATCtggaaggaggagggctTCAAGGCCTTCTTCAAGGGTGGCCCGGCTCGTATCTTCCGATCATCGCCCCAGTTCGGTTTCACCCTTGCCGCGTATGAGGTTCTTCAGACTATGCTGCCCATGCCCGGATCGGCGCAGAAGGACAAGGTGCACCTCGGCATGTCTGATGCTCTGTCTACGTTGAAGTCGAAGCAGCTGGACTCTAGCCCCTTTGCCCGCAGCAGAAATGCGCTGAAGATCATCCTCGACCTTGACGAGGACTTTGGCAAGGTTAAGCTGCCTAACGAGAAGGGATGGAGATCGCTCCCCAAGATCAtcggtggtggtggtcaAGCCGCGTAA